The Candidatus Nezhaarchaeales archaeon genome includes a window with the following:
- a CDS encoding archaellin/type IV pilin N-terminal domain-containing protein — MNRLRRNHKAVSPVISTIIIVSVAIVMSIAVAYWMLGLSGTFTRYEKIEFQAAYAISNPSDGGWNVTLTIKNTGSSPATLTNLLINGVPYNSTKAVYVYWPTSRSVVPGKTETIRVGINPNADLLTCNATSGITIELMLQTAAGYQYPKTIVLP; from the coding sequence TTGAATCGACTTAGAAGGAACCATAAAGCGGTTAGTCCAGTAATCTCCACGATAATCATTGTCTCGGTAGCCATCGTTATGAGTATCGCCGTAGCCTACTGGATGTTAGGGCTATCAGGGACTTTCACAAGATACGAAAAAATAGAGTTTCAGGCAGCCTACGCCATCAGCAACCCCTCCGATGGAGGCTGGAACGTCACATTAACCATTAAAAACACGGGATCCTCCCCAGCTACGTTAACCAATCTTTTAATTAACGGAGTACCTTATAATTCGACAAAGGCTGTATACGTATACTGGCCGACATCACGTTCGGTAGTTCCTGGGAAAACGGAAACAATAAGAGTTGGTATAAATCCAAACGCGGACCTCTTGACGTGTAATGCGACCTCCGGTATTACTATCGAATTAATGTTGCAAACCGCTGCAGGCTATCAGTATCCCAAGACCATAGTGTTACCGTAA
- the gcvT gene encoding glycine cleavage system aminomethyltransferase GcvT, with protein MSGLRRTHLYPFHKEYGRLVEYAGFEMPLWFEGIVMEHMAVREAVGVFDVTHMGRSLVTGPEAAEFLDHVTTRAPSELNVLQGHYTVMCNQRGGIKDDLTVYRLSPHQYLVVYNASNRAKDYGWLAEQAKGFNVKVEDVSDEVPMLAVQGPKAQEVLQKLTSFDLGLVKRYHVSWIEIAGLKALIARSGYTGEDGFELMLWGIPLSSPEPAISFWRKLLEAGRDEGMKPCGLGARNTLRLEAGMCLYDHDLNEDTTPYEARLDFTVKLDKASFIGREALIEQRRRGLSKVRIGLKMVEPGIPRDGCEILKDGCRIGVVTSGTYSPLLKRGIAMGYVLPSYAEEGSMLEVNVRGRTLKAEVVKWPFYDTERYGWRRKQ; from the coding sequence GTGTCGGGCTTGAGGAGGACGCATTTATATCCCTTTCATAAGGAGTACGGCCGCCTCGTTGAGTACGCCGGGTTCGAAATGCCCCTATGGTTTGAAGGCATAGTAATGGAGCATATGGCCGTCCGCGAAGCCGTAGGGGTTTTCGACGTAACCCATATGGGTAGGTCGTTGGTAACGGGTCCGGAGGCCGCGGAGTTCCTCGACCATGTAACTACGAGGGCGCCGTCCGAGTTAAACGTGCTTCAGGGACATTACACGGTTATGTGCAACCAGAGGGGCGGTATTAAGGATGATTTAACGGTTTACAGGTTAAGCCCCCATCAGTACTTAGTCGTTTATAACGCTAGTAATAGGGCTAAGGATTACGGGTGGTTAGCTGAACAGGCTAAAGGATTTAACGTTAAGGTTGAAGACGTCTCAGACGAGGTCCCCATGCTAGCGGTTCAAGGCCCTAAGGCGCAAGAAGTACTACAAAAGCTAACTAGCTTCGATCTAGGCCTAGTTAAACGCTACCACGTAAGCTGGATTGAAATCGCAGGGCTTAAAGCGTTAATAGCTAGAAGCGGTTATACGGGTGAGGATGGCTTCGAGTTAATGCTATGGGGAATCCCCCTATCGAGCCCGGAGCCCGCCATTAGCTTCTGGAGGAAGCTACTTGAAGCCGGGAGGGATGAAGGGATGAAGCCCTGCGGGCTCGGTGCGCGTAATACGCTTCGCTTAGAGGCCGGGATGTGCCTCTACGATCACGATTTAAATGAGGATACCACTCCGTACGAGGCTAGGTTGGACTTCACCGTTAAGCTTGATAAGGCCTCCTTCATAGGTCGTGAAGCGCTAATAGAACAGAGAAGGCGCGGCTTATCCAAGGTACGTATAGGGTTGAAAATGGTTGAGCCAGGTATTCCTAGGGATGGATGTGAAATCTTAAAGGATGGGTGTAGGATCGGCGTAGTAACTAGTGGTACTTACTCACCGCTTTTAAAGCGGGGCATCGCCATGGGCTACGTCCTTCCTAGCTACGCTGAGGAGGGAAGTATGCTCGAGGTTAACGTAAGGGGAAGGACACTTAAAGCCGAAGTGGTTAAGTGGCCATTCTACGACACCGAGAGATACGGATGGAGGAGGAAGCAGTAA
- the ala gene encoding alanine dehydrogenase, translated as MRETLILTRKDVEALLDMKEAIGAVELAFKEKGLGRAQMPAKIYLFYEKYGGDLRSMPSYLENLDVSAVKVVNVHPQNPEKYGLPTVMAVLILIEPATGFPLTIMDATYLTDMRTGAAGAVAAKYLARRDVKTVALIGSGRQARTQLLGLVTLYGGLESVKVYSISKESREAFVDEAIKKYPSVKEIRAVGTAEEAVRGADIVVTATPSRSPIVMSNWIKEGVHINAIGADAPGKEELDPAILKRAKIVVDDWEQASHSGEINVPLSKGLLTKQDVYGEIGQVVAGLKPGRTSNEEITVFCSTGLAVQDAVTAKLVYDKAKSRNLGVWMQLVL; from the coding sequence ATGCGTGAAACCTTAATCCTAACTAGGAAGGACGTGGAAGCCCTACTCGACATGAAGGAAGCCATAGGGGCTGTGGAGCTAGCGTTTAAGGAGAAAGGCCTTGGAAGGGCTCAAATGCCAGCTAAAATATACTTATTCTACGAGAAGTATGGTGGCGATCTTAGAAGTATGCCATCTTACTTGGAAAACCTAGACGTTTCAGCAGTTAAAGTCGTAAACGTCCACCCTCAAAACCCGGAAAAGTATGGTTTACCAACCGTTATGGCAGTATTAATACTCATAGAGCCAGCTACAGGTTTCCCGCTTACCATCATGGACGCTACGTACTTAACCGATATGCGGACCGGGGCGGCGGGCGCCGTAGCTGCTAAGTACCTAGCTAGAAGGGACGTTAAAACAGTAGCCTTAATAGGTTCAGGTAGACAAGCCCGAACCCAGCTACTAGGTCTAGTTACGCTTTACGGAGGCTTAGAATCCGTTAAAGTCTATAGTATAAGTAAGGAGTCACGCGAAGCGTTCGTAGATGAGGCCATTAAGAAATACCCGAGCGTTAAGGAGATACGGGCCGTGGGAACAGCTGAGGAAGCGGTTAGAGGCGCTGACATAGTGGTAACTGCTACCCCTTCGAGGAGCCCTATCGTAATGAGCAACTGGATTAAGGAAGGCGTACATATTAACGCGATAGGAGCCGACGCACCCGGTAAGGAGGAACTGGATCCGGCGATACTAAAGAGGGCGAAAATAGTCGTAGATGATTGGGAGCAGGCATCCCATAGCGGTGAGATAAACGTACCCCTCTCGAAGGGCTTATTAACGAAGCAGGACGTATACGGCGAAATAGGGCAGGTTGTGGCGGGCTTAAAGCCCGGTAGAACCTCTAACGAGGAGATAACCGTCTTCTGTTCAACAGGTTTAGCCGTACAGGACGCGGTAACCGCTAAGCTAGTTTATGATAAGGCTAAAAGCAGAAACCTAGGGGTTTGGATGCAGTTAGTCCTTTAA
- a CDS encoding BtpA/SgcQ family protein, whose product MAGLMNELFKSWKPVIGVVHLQPLPGAPRYQPPFVTVVERALRDAKTYEEGGVNAIILENFGDAPYHPDRVGPETVAAMTYVASRVKEAVNIPIGINVLRNDALSALAIAYVVGASFIRVNVLSGATITDQGIITSKAHHLLRYRRFLEASGVKVFADINVKHSVQLLQRPLELVAEELVQRELADAVIVTGETTGRAPGLEQVKAVKKVLPNTPVLVGSGVNEENVQEYLKLCDGVIVGTSLKTGGATENPVDLAKVKALIAKANPLTKLSTRRS is encoded by the coding sequence GTGGCGGGGCTCATGAACGAACTATTTAAATCCTGGAAGCCCGTCATCGGCGTAGTACACTTACAACCACTACCTGGGGCTCCACGTTACCAGCCTCCCTTCGTAACGGTCGTAGAGCGGGCTTTAAGAGACGCTAAAACGTACGAGGAAGGCGGCGTTAACGCTATCATACTCGAGAACTTCGGCGACGCCCCCTACCACCCGGATCGAGTTGGACCTGAAACGGTAGCGGCCATGACCTATGTGGCTTCAAGAGTTAAAGAAGCAGTTAACATACCCATCGGGATCAACGTGTTAAGGAACGATGCCTTATCCGCTTTAGCCATTGCCTATGTTGTAGGCGCCTCCTTCATAAGGGTTAACGTCCTCTCCGGGGCGACTATAACAGATCAAGGGATCATAACTTCGAAGGCCCACCACCTATTACGCTATAGGAGGTTCCTTGAAGCTTCGGGCGTAAAGGTATTCGCGGACATAAACGTTAAACACTCCGTTCAACTACTTCAAAGGCCCTTAGAACTCGTAGCCGAAGAACTCGTGCAGAGGGAGTTAGCCGACGCAGTAATAGTTACCGGCGAGACCACGGGTAGAGCACCAGGCTTAGAGCAGGTTAAAGCCGTTAAAAAGGTCCTTCCGAATACGCCCGTTCTTGTTGGAAGCGGGGTTAACGAGGAGAACGTACAGGAGTACCTAAAGCTTTGCGATGGCGTAATAGTCGGCACCAGCTTAAAGACTGGCGGTGCTACAGAGAATCCCGTCGACCTCGCGAAGGTTAAAGCCCTAATAGCAAAGGCGAACCCCTTAACAAAGCTATCTACTCGTAGATCTTAA
- a CDS encoding HEPN domain-containing protein encodes MINVEMARDYLLRAKRCLNEARLALADNDAPAVIRRSQEALELAVKALLRALAIEYPRAHDVSDALLRHKDKLPTNISGRAEELAILVSELASIRGPAFYGYEREGIPAGKAFTMKYAEEIHVKVQSYVDVIDATLKPLIESLP; translated from the coding sequence TTGATTAACGTAGAGATGGCACGCGACTACCTATTGAGGGCTAAGCGGTGCTTAAACGAAGCTAGGTTGGCGCTCGCGGATAATGATGCGCCAGCGGTTATACGCCGTTCGCAGGAAGCCCTTGAGCTCGCCGTTAAAGCCCTCCTTAGGGCGCTGGCCATAGAGTATCCGCGCGCCCATGACGTTAGCGACGCCCTCTTAAGGCATAAGGATAAGCTGCCGACTAACATCAGCGGGAGGGCCGAGGAGCTAGCGATTCTAGTTTCCGAGCTAGCCTCCATTAGAGGTCCGGCTTTCTACGGATACGAGAGGGAGGGGATACCTGCGGGTAAAGCCTTCACTATGAAGTACGCCGAAGAAATTCACGTAAAGGTTCAAAGCTACGTAGACGTCATAGACGCTACTCTTAAACCGCTGATTGAATCGCTCCCTTAA
- a CDS encoding nucleotidyltransferase domain-containing protein, with amino-acid sequence MFGLNDYIPLINEYLEILKDRYGDRLVSLSVFGSVVRGEAGEGSDVDLLVVIEGLQEDIGSRLREAAEVKRRLKGSEAYKELSSRGLPILVSEVILTPNEVMRHPPILLDVAEEGVTIYDKGGFLEGELSKLKQRLKELGAKRVRGRHGWYWMLKPDIRFGEVLEV; translated from the coding sequence TTGTTTGGTCTTAACGATTACATTCCGCTCATTAATGAGTACTTGGAGATTTTAAAAGATCGATATGGAGATCGGTTGGTATCGCTCTCGGTTTTCGGTAGTGTGGTTAGGGGTGAGGCTGGCGAGGGTAGCGATGTTGACCTCTTGGTCGTTATTGAGGGGCTACAGGAGGATATAGGTTCGAGGCTTAGGGAGGCTGCCGAGGTTAAACGTAGGCTTAAAGGCAGTGAAGCTTATAAGGAGTTATCCTCGAGGGGGCTACCGATACTAGTCTCCGAGGTAATACTAACCCCGAACGAGGTCATGAGGCATCCTCCGATACTCCTAGACGTAGCTGAGGAGGGCGTTACCATTTACGATAAGGGTGGCTTCTTGGAGGGTGAGCTCTCTAAGCTTAAGCAAAGGCTTAAGGAGCTAGGCGCTAAAAGGGTTAGAGGTAGGCATGGATGGTACTGGATGCTTAAGCCCGACATTAGGTTCGGTGAGGTATTGGAGGTTTGA
- a CDS encoding MFS transporter: protein MGGRLVDRFNAIAFKGVLALGFVSFFTDISSEMCFSLLPTFIISLPGATKAVLGVIEGLAETLNYVLRLFSGVISDRFRRRKPIILAGYTASNLAKPFFSAAQTWVDALLIRVFDRVGKGMRTPPRDALLSELASKKRMGTMFGIHRTLDQLGAILGPILASLLITLGLTARSAFLLSLVPGSMAILILLFLVEERTSRPSGGVKALRGIRIALKGGFLQLLLVVGVFSMGAFNFAFILLRAKEVGVPEALIPMVYAVINAVYVATAIPAGALFDRIGGEKALALGYALFLLSLLLLPLKGVPYAFLVASVYGSYLGVVETVQRALIPSYVQSDLSATAYGLYYLIVGLAFLVANVTVGALWEYLGLLAVVSYSVVTSAVAIVGALLLVK from the coding sequence TTGGGCGGCCGACTGGTTGATAGGTTTAACGCTATAGCTTTCAAGGGCGTTTTGGCCTTAGGCTTCGTTAGTTTTTTCACCGATATCTCTAGTGAGATGTGCTTCAGCCTTCTACCCACCTTTATCATCAGTCTCCCTGGGGCTACTAAAGCCGTTCTAGGCGTTATTGAGGGGTTAGCGGAAACCCTTAACTACGTTTTAAGGCTGTTTTCAGGTGTTATCTCTGATAGGTTTAGGAGGAGGAAGCCGATTATCCTAGCTGGTTATACAGCCTCCAACCTAGCGAAACCCTTCTTTTCAGCGGCTCAAACCTGGGTTGACGCGTTACTAATCCGCGTATTCGATAGGGTTGGGAAGGGGATGAGAACTCCGCCTCGAGACGCGCTTCTTAGCGAGCTAGCCTCCAAGAAGCGTATGGGTACAATGTTCGGCATCCATAGAACCCTTGACCAACTGGGAGCTATTTTAGGGCCAATTCTAGCTTCACTTCTCATAACCCTCGGGCTAACCGCGCGTAGCGCTTTCCTCTTATCCTTAGTACCTGGGTCCATGGCGATCCTGATCCTATTATTCCTAGTCGAGGAGCGTACCAGTAGGCCTAGCGGAGGCGTAAAAGCGTTAAGAGGCATACGGATAGCTCTTAAGGGTGGCTTCCTTCAACTTCTACTCGTTGTAGGCGTTTTCTCCATGGGGGCCTTTAATTTCGCCTTCATACTTTTAAGGGCGAAGGAAGTAGGTGTACCTGAAGCCTTAATCCCAATGGTTTACGCCGTCATTAACGCTGTTTACGTCGCTACCGCGATACCGGCTGGCGCCCTCTTCGATAGGATAGGCGGTGAGAAAGCTTTAGCTTTAGGCTACGCCCTCTTTCTCCTTTCGTTACTTCTCCTACCACTTAAAGGTGTTCCTTATGCCTTCCTAGTAGCTAGCGTATATGGATCCTACCTAGGCGTAGTGGAAACCGTTCAAAGGGCTTTAATCCCAAGCTACGTTCAAAGCGATCTAAGTGCTACTGCCTACGGCCTCTACTACCTCATCGTTGGTTTAGCGTTCCTAGTTGCTAACGTAACTGTTGGAGCGCTTTGGGAGTACCTAGGCTTACTAGCCGTAGTCAGCTATAGCGTAGTAACATCCGCGGTCGCCATCGTAGGCGCGTTACTCCTCGTAAAATAG
- a CDS encoding MFS transporter codes for MRGKSVLLPIYCSLFLITLGIGAYNPFIPLYAQMLGASYYDLGLIGVAFSFPYLVLPVFTGALSDRFGRRLLFLCGVSCSAIIALLFIFASNVLHIIVIRLFSGVAYAFMWPIAEAIITDLTTAEERIKAMGRYSFSWSLGFLVGPFIGGSILEGLGFNTLFTVSFSLGLMAVVTASYGLLERYEAKYSEFTVEQPSWATPMKELTPIYFVIVTYSITLGLIYAIFPAYAVSINVTFFEVGVLFTILGAVRTITFLGSEVISRMGTNRSIGLALIAQTVSMLGIAYLKGFTFLAVLMVLAGFAMGIFSPLTLSVASRSAPKERVGTMIGFVEAFFGLGFTVGPFIGGLTAELFGATSPYVIVAILSGLTIIPIGLWREAKPAR; via the coding sequence GCGTGTTGCTACCTATTTACTGCTCGTTATTCCTAATCACGTTAGGTATTGGCGCTTATAATCCCTTCATCCCATTATACGCGCAGATGCTTGGCGCTTCATACTACGATTTAGGGCTTATCGGAGTCGCCTTCTCGTTCCCCTACCTAGTTTTACCTGTGTTTACAGGTGCTTTATCCGATAGGTTTGGTAGACGGCTCCTCTTCCTATGCGGGGTTTCGTGTAGCGCCATTATTGCCTTACTCTTCATCTTCGCGTCTAACGTTCTACATATAATCGTTATCAGGCTTTTCAGCGGGGTTGCCTATGCGTTCATGTGGCCTATAGCGGAGGCTATAATCACGGACTTAACAACTGCTGAGGAGCGCATTAAAGCCATGGGAAGGTATAGCTTCTCCTGGTCGCTCGGATTCCTAGTTGGACCGTTCATTGGGGGCTCGATACTTGAGGGGCTGGGCTTTAACACGTTGTTTACGGTATCATTCAGCCTAGGGTTAATGGCGGTCGTTACGGCTTCCTACGGCTTACTGGAACGGTATGAGGCTAAGTACTCGGAGTTCACGGTTGAGCAGCCTAGCTGGGCTACACCTATGAAGGAGCTTACGCCGATATACTTCGTAATCGTAACCTATAGTATTACGCTCGGCTTAATTTACGCTATCTTCCCCGCTTACGCGGTCAGCATTAACGTTACCTTCTTTGAGGTAGGCGTTCTATTCACGATACTAGGAGCCGTTAGAACTATAACATTCTTAGGGTCAGAGGTTATCTCTAGGATGGGTACTAATCGAAGTATAGGCTTAGCGTTAATCGCTCAAACCGTTTCGATGCTTGGAATAGCCTACTTGAAGGGCTTTACGTTTTTAGCGGTATTAATGGTGTTAGCGGGCTTCGCTATGGGCATCTTCTCGCCGTTAACGCTTTCAGTAGCTTCTAGATCTGCTCCGAAGGAGCGAGTTGGAACCATGATAGGGTTTGTGGAGGCCTTTTTCGGTTTAGGGTTTACGGTAGGCCCATTCATCGGGGGGTTAACCGCTGAATTATTCGGGGCTACTTCACCTTACGTGATCGTAGCTATCCTTAGCGGTTTAACCATAATCCCCATCGGTTTATGGAGAGAAGCGAAACCAGCGCGATAA